Proteins from a genomic interval of uncultured Methanocorpusculum sp.:
- a CDS encoding YkgJ family cysteine cluster protein, translated as MGGNFECTQCGLCCLGIGEVVRMDKQLSQYGFVVKNEVVREMRQALITPEYRELFDSDHSVQEENKSACFFVRRKPDGKYVCTIHPYRLFICKDYHCCAARIWKGGKEKGRVKGHVSLVTKDEDLHGIWREHVQKHPDPTREHIESVMGEHGYSILFYDGE; from the coding sequence ATGGGAGGGAATTTTGAGTGCACCCAGTGCGGACTCTGCTGCCTTGGGATCGGCGAGGTCGTCAGAATGGACAAACAGCTATCCCAGTACGGGTTCGTCGTAAAAAACGAAGTGGTCCGCGAGATGCGTCAGGCCCTCATCACGCCCGAATACCGGGAACTCTTCGACTCTGACCACTCGGTCCAGGAGGAAAACAAATCTGCCTGCTTTTTTGTCCGGCGAAAGCCCGACGGAAAATACGTATGCACCATCCACCCGTACAGGCTTTTCATCTGTAAAGACTATCACTGCTGCGCTGCCAGGATCTGGAAAGGTGGCAAGGAAAAAGGCCGGGTCAAAGGCCACGTCTCGCTCGTCACGAAAGACGAAGATCTGCACGGAATATGGCGGGAACATGTCCAGAAACATCCCGACCCGACCCGCGAACACATCGAATCCGTGATGGGGGAACACGGTTATTCCATTCTGTTCTATGACGGTGAATGA
- a CDS encoding GrpB family protein translates to MSEMTLEELWELFPIQLTEHQACWTNQYREEKDHLIRILPDTVKIHHIGSTSIEGIWAKPIIDILMEADLREFEKIKHLLEHNGYTCMAQDETHIHFNKGYTPNGFAEKVFHVHLKTYGDNDELYFRDYLNGHPEIAKEYEKLKVSLWKRYEHDRDGYTESKTAFVRKYTQKAKMQFGRRY, encoded by the coding sequence ATGTCAGAGATGACACTGGAAGAATTATGGGAACTGTTTCCGATCCAGTTAACAGAGCATCAGGCCTGCTGGACGAACCAGTATCGGGAAGAAAAAGACCATCTCATACGTATCCTGCCGGATACCGTGAAAATACATCATATCGGCAGTACTTCAATAGAGGGTATCTGGGCAAAACCAATCATTGATATTTTGATGGAAGCCGACCTGAGGGAATTTGAGAAAATAAAACATCTGCTTGAACATAACGGCTATACGTGTATGGCGCAGGATGAAACCCATATCCATTTTAATAAGGGATACACGCCGAATGGGTTTGCTGAAAAGGTGTTTCATGTACATCTGAAAACGTACGGTGACAATGACGAATTATACTTCAGGGATTATCTCAATGGACATCCGGAGATTGCAAAAGAGTATGAAAAATTGAAGGTATCCCTTTGGAAACGTTATGAACATGATCGGGATGGATATACTGAAAGTAAGACTGCATTTGTGCGTAAATATACGCAGAAAGCAAAAATGCAGTTTGGACGGAGATATTGA
- a CDS encoding riboflavin synthase: MFTGIVEEIGTVTKIMKGQNSSVLSIQGSRIFEDLQLGDSVAVNGVCLTVSGLNRQSFDADTTSETLARTSLGALRTGSSVNLERAMSANGRFGGHIVTGHVDGTGIISKIRRDERTVWITFTAGPEILKYIVEKGSIAVDGISLTVVAVTQDSFSVAIIPHTEKSTTLLTKSQGERE, from the coding sequence ATGTTCACCGGAATCGTAGAGGAGATTGGAACTGTGACCAAAATCATGAAAGGTCAGAATTCCTCTGTCCTTTCCATTCAGGGGAGCAGGATTTTTGAAGATCTGCAGTTGGGAGACAGCGTTGCTGTAAACGGTGTGTGTCTTACCGTAAGCGGACTGAACCGGCAAAGTTTCGATGCCGACACCACGAGCGAAACACTCGCACGAACATCGCTTGGAGCTCTCAGAACCGGAAGCTCCGTGAATCTCGAACGCGCCATGTCGGCAAATGGACGCTTCGGAGGACACATTGTCACCGGGCATGTCGACGGAACGGGGATTATTTCCAAAATCCGCCGGGATGAACGGACCGTCTGGATCACTTTTACTGCAGGTCCGGAGATACTCAAATACATCGTTGAGAAAGGATCAATCGCGGTCGACGGGATCAGTCTGACCGTGGTTGCCGTAACGCAGGATTCATTCAGCGTTGCAATCATTCCCCACACGGAAAAATCCACTACCCTCCTTACGAAATCGCAAGGAGAGAGAGAGTGA
- a CDS encoding HAD family hydrolase — MQTLLSAPFKAVLFDMDNTLFDFVEAMKKGCDAAAASVGEGTGEELLSYYLRWKYHFEDHTNLQDFMMAHNRFSVEKYFEAVGAFDEAKMNCLTAYPGIEGVLTGLRDAGYRLGVVTDAFSYAAELRLDHLGLKSYFDVIVGYDTTGYKKPHFAPFKCALDLLGLSAHEAAYVGDSIRRDIEPVKSLGMTAVYAKYGDRNFFDHPSLACPQKVLVADTPLDILRLLRP; from the coding sequence ATGCAGACCCTGCTCTCCGCTCCGTTCAAAGCCGTCCTTTTCGATATGGACAATACGCTTTTCGATTTTGTGGAGGCGATGAAAAAGGGCTGCGATGCGGCCGCCGCTTCGGTCGGGGAAGGGACCGGGGAGGAGCTTTTGAGCTATTATCTGCGGTGGAAGTATCATTTCGAGGACCACACGAATCTGCAGGATTTCATGATGGCCCACAACCGCTTTTCGGTGGAGAAGTATTTCGAGGCGGTCGGCGCTTTCGACGAGGCAAAGATGAACTGCCTGACGGCATACCCCGGGATCGAAGGGGTCCTGACCGGTCTGCGGGACGCCGGATACCGTCTCGGGGTCGTAACGGATGCGTTTTCCTACGCGGCCGAGCTGCGTCTGGATCACCTTGGTCTGAAGTCCTACTTCGACGTGATCGTAGGCTACGACACGACCGGGTACAAAAAACCGCATTTTGCTCCGTTCAAGTGCGCTCTGGATCTTCTCGGTCTTTCCGCCCACGAGGCGGCATATGTCGGCGACTCGATCCGGCGCGACATCGAACCGGTCAAGTCTCTGGGTATGACGGCCGTGTATGCGAAGTACGGGGATCGGAACTTTTTCGATCATCCGTCGCTTGCCTGCCCGCAGAAAGTTCTCGTGGCGGACACACCTTTGGATATTCTGCGGCTTTTACGACCATAA
- a CDS encoding molybdopterin molybdotransferase MoeA gives MSKQSHALISYPEAVKAILHTQDPEKSVTLPLMDAVGKILAEPVYAQFSVPEVALGAVDGFAVQSCQTIDASPNHPVILTEWKRCNTGNPIPQGFDAVIRVESSVIDPSGGLVVTAPIARNKNIRLPGEDAVFGELILPAGAGIRPMDIAALGTYGISEVTVRSVKICIIPSGSEIIPLGSKPIGGQIVDSNTPMAEAYLKFCGADVFRTNIVPDDYLEIEKAVKAAVNDADIVIISAGTSAGTEDYTEKVIKDLGTLVFHGIALNPGRPGLFGLIEGKLVFGMPGYPAAAQTFLRAIIAPLLTKWGIKPLASEEILHVRLGDPFDSSESMENYSRFSVGKIGDEYVAISQPSWSSVQKTTVQSNALIVNPSGTGTFHVGDVVPAIIRCSRNELDSTILIAGAFERIFEPLSNIAKKRGITLRYGDHKPYSALSHLENASTHLSCFVGADTLPMGDFISVLLAVSPSGEPIYLVHRADLPEKDLIKTLFALTTEDEFVNGAAALGYHVR, from the coding sequence ATGTCTAAACAATCCCATGCATTGATCTCATATCCTGAGGCCGTAAAGGCAATACTCCATACACAAGATCCCGAAAAATCTGTGACCCTTCCTTTGATGGATGCTGTTGGAAAAATACTTGCAGAGCCGGTATACGCTCAATTTTCTGTGCCGGAAGTAGCTCTTGGAGCCGTGGACGGCTTTGCCGTTCAAAGCTGTCAAACTATCGATGCCTCACCGAATCATCCGGTAATCCTGACCGAATGGAAACGATGCAACACAGGTAACCCGATCCCTCAGGGATTTGATGCAGTTATTCGTGTTGAATCTTCGGTAATTGATCCTTCAGGCGGGCTTGTTGTTACTGCGCCGATCGCTCGAAATAAAAATATCAGACTCCCGGGAGAGGATGCTGTTTTTGGAGAACTTATTCTGCCGGCAGGAGCGGGTATTCGACCGATGGATATTGCAGCGCTTGGAACCTATGGGATAAGTGAAGTGACCGTCAGATCGGTGAAAATATGTATTATTCCTTCCGGGTCGGAAATTATCCCTCTTGGATCAAAACCAATTGGTGGACAAATTGTCGACAGCAATACTCCAATGGCAGAAGCTTATCTGAAGTTCTGCGGAGCTGATGTGTTCAGAACAAATATTGTTCCGGATGATTATCTGGAGATTGAAAAAGCGGTAAAAGCTGCGGTCAATGATGCAGATATTGTAATTATCTCTGCCGGGACCTCGGCAGGAACTGAGGATTATACGGAGAAAGTCATCAAAGATCTGGGGACACTGGTGTTCCACGGAATCGCCCTTAATCCAGGAAGACCTGGGCTATTTGGTTTGATTGAAGGAAAACTGGTCTTTGGTATGCCGGGATATCCGGCAGCAGCTCAAACGTTTCTCCGGGCAATAATTGCCCCGCTTCTTACAAAATGGGGTATCAAACCGCTAGCTTCTGAAGAGATTCTCCACGTCAGACTTGGCGATCCGTTTGATTCTTCTGAATCAATGGAAAACTACAGTCGTTTTTCTGTTGGAAAAATAGGTGATGAATATGTTGCTATTTCCCAACCTTCCTGGTCCAGTGTGCAGAAAACGACGGTCCAGTCCAATGCTTTGATCGTAAATCCTTCTGGGACAGGTACATTCCATGTCGGTGATGTTGTTCCGGCAATCATCCGGTGCAGCAGAAATGAACTCGACTCCACGATTCTGATTGCCGGAGCTTTTGAGCGGATTTTTGAGCCTCTGAGCAATATAGCAAAGAAACGGGGAATTACCCTCAGGTATGGGGATCATAAACCGTATTCAGCTTTATCTCATCTGGAAAATGCCAGCACGCATCTCAGCTGTTTTGTTGGAGCGGATACATTGCCGATGGGAGACTTTATCTCCGTTTTGCTTGCCGTATCGCCGAGTGGAGAGCCGATATACCTTGTACACAGAGCCGATCTTCCCGAAAAAGATCTGATAAAAACGCTGTTCGCTCTTACCACAGAGGATGAATTTGTAAACGGAGCCGCTGCTTTGGGGTATCATGTTAGATAA
- a CDS encoding MBL fold metallo-hydrolase, whose protein sequence is MMLDTDFLERIAPYIEPLTAEERAEYIAEGEVSVQIREGEGITPKDYLQLVENIGLYLGKTSGEGFESNYQTIQLNNGKTLLVIQLPGGGNLNVFLTPKGKMILDTGYSCYYKDCERMIKALGAGDFSDVKFVVCTHGDADHCGASGYFPVTPVMHPVTKALLESGTRGYASPNGREILEKFYTTTINTYSHMNVPETVEYCKTEPVGTRGLFPLIDSFSFADMQFEVWASLGGHIAGQIFLYEPNEGLLFTSDALLNFATLSKARADYSSIADSMIGSVNVNSETARIERRELMRIAKEFDEQQKAAGKRLLICCGHGAVSILDEKGMLSPYSEPLYYSADSC, encoded by the coding sequence ATGATGCTTGATACAGATTTTTTAGAACGTATCGCTCCTTATATTGAACCCCTAACGGCCGAGGAACGGGCCGAATATATTGCGGAAGGCGAAGTATCGGTACAGATCCGGGAAGGCGAAGGTATCACGCCGAAGGATTATCTCCAGCTGGTGGAAAATATCGGCCTCTATCTTGGGAAGACGAGCGGCGAAGGCTTCGAGTCGAATTATCAGACGATCCAGCTTAATAACGGCAAGACCCTGCTCGTTATCCAGCTGCCGGGCGGCGGCAATCTGAATGTGTTTTTGACGCCAAAAGGCAAGATGATCCTCGATACCGGATACAGCTGCTATTATAAAGACTGCGAGCGGATGATCAAGGCTCTCGGCGCCGGCGATTTTTCCGATGTGAAGTTCGTGGTCTGCACGCACGGTGATGCGGATCACTGCGGGGCGTCGGGGTATTTCCCGGTGACGCCTGTGATGCATCCGGTGACAAAAGCCCTTCTCGAGAGCGGGACGCGGGGCTATGCGTCACCGAACGGCCGCGAGATTCTGGAGAAGTTCTACACGACGACGATTAACACCTACTCCCACATGAACGTGCCGGAGACGGTAGAATATTGTAAGACAGAGCCGGTCGGCACACGCGGGCTTTTCCCGCTCATCGATTCGTTTTCGTTTGCGGATATGCAGTTCGAGGTTTGGGCAAGTCTCGGCGGTCACATTGCGGGCCAGATCTTTTTGTACGAGCCGAACGAGGGACTGCTCTTTACAAGCGACGCTCTGCTGAACTTTGCGACGCTCTCCAAGGCGCGTGCGGATTACAGTTCGATCGCGGACTCAATGATCGGCTCGGTGAACGTGAACAGCGAGACGGCCAGAATCGAACGGCGCGAGCTGATGAGGATCGCCAAAGAGTTCGACGAGCAGCAGAAAGCCGCCGGCAAACGTCTTCTGATCTGCTGCGGCCATGGGGCGGTGTCGATCCTGGACGAAAAGGGGATGCTCTCTCCCTACAGCGAGCCGCTCTATTACTCGGCAGACTCCTGCTGA
- the fdhF gene encoding formate dehydrogenase subunit alpha, protein MDVRLVRTICPYCGTGCSLSLAVAKGKVEGVQAYPRSPVNAGKLCARGLSAAEFVNLPDRLTHPMIRKNGILERVSWDEALLYTANRLKTYSPSEIGILSSPRVSNEDNYVMMKFARGVLKTNNIDHCESLFHTSTVQPLIDSFGYPAMTNSISDIAEADCIFVLGSNVFRQFPLIGRAIIMAQQKGAGYICADPRKTFTGSTADLNLQLFNGSDVALLNGIMQVICKNSWEDTDFIAARTEGYEAFYDRIMSPLYSLDNVSNATGINAETIIQAAEWISSAKACSIIYSTGVTKFGNGDDVIHAIANLQLLTGNIGKKGAGISPLRGQNNIQGACDMGILPDFFTGYQRVDDPAAHAFFSREWGFSNSISEPRRGLDSTEMMERLQNDTGEIKAMYVLGENPVLSGSDFATSREAFSHLEFVVVQDIFQNETAEFANVILPAVCFAERDGTQTNTERRVQRLQKAQDGLGEAKQDWEILALLAEKMGYSEQFSWKSYGEIFAEIVRLTPIYSGMTYDGLKSPEGMQWPVSEAGSEQLYREKFATANGKARFIHADWMPICETTTPEFPFLLSLGRCIFHWDTGKMTRSSTQTANWIEIHPKDAAELGITEGDTVEIMTKDTVICGTAWITDEILEKTVFMPSHYVDADSSDLIQNTSLDAGARMQPVRIQKII, encoded by the coding sequence ATGGATGTTCGTCTGGTTCGAACCATCTGTCCCTACTGCGGAACGGGATGCAGCCTCTCGCTAGCCGTAGCAAAAGGCAAGGTAGAGGGCGTCCAGGCCTATCCCAGATCACCGGTAAACGCAGGAAAACTCTGTGCCCGTGGTCTTTCCGCTGCCGAATTTGTCAACTTACCGGATCGTCTCACGCATCCCATGATAAGAAAGAATGGGATTCTTGAAAGAGTCTCATGGGACGAGGCCCTTCTCTACACGGCGAACCGCCTGAAAACGTATAGTCCCTCAGAGATTGGAATCCTCTCCTCGCCGCGTGTTTCGAACGAAGATAACTACGTCATGATGAAGTTCGCACGCGGTGTCTTAAAAACCAACAATATCGACCATTGCGAAAGTCTGTTCCATACCTCAACCGTCCAGCCCCTCATCGATTCGTTCGGCTATCCTGCAATGACGAATAGTATCTCGGATATCGCAGAAGCAGACTGCATCTTTGTTCTCGGTTCAAATGTCTTCCGTCAGTTTCCCCTGATCGGGCGGGCGATCATTATGGCCCAGCAGAAGGGCGCCGGATATATCTGTGCGGATCCGCGGAAGACGTTCACCGGTTCGACCGCTGATCTGAACCTGCAGCTCTTCAACGGCTCGGATGTTGCCCTTTTGAATGGGATAATGCAGGTGATCTGCAAAAATAGTTGGGAAGATACCGATTTCATCGCGGCACGGACCGAAGGGTATGAGGCATTTTACGATCGAATCATGAGTCCGTTGTACAGCCTCGACAACGTGTCCAATGCCACAGGCATCAATGCCGAAACAATTATCCAGGCGGCTGAATGGATATCTTCGGCAAAAGCATGCTCCATCATCTATTCAACCGGAGTCACGAAATTCGGGAACGGGGATGACGTCATTCATGCCATTGCAAATCTTCAGCTCCTAACCGGAAACATCGGGAAGAAAGGAGCAGGGATTTCGCCGCTAAGAGGTCAGAACAATATTCAGGGGGCCTGCGATATGGGAATCCTGCCTGACTTTTTCACCGGGTATCAGAGAGTGGATGATCCAGCCGCCCACGCGTTTTTCTCCCGTGAATGGGGATTTTCCAACAGCATTTCTGAACCCAGACGGGGACTTGACAGTACAGAGATGATGGAGCGACTGCAAAATGACACGGGCGAGATCAAAGCAATGTATGTTCTCGGTGAAAATCCGGTGCTTTCCGGCAGCGATTTTGCGACATCACGTGAGGCATTTTCTCATCTGGAGTTCGTGGTCGTGCAGGATATTTTTCAAAATGAGACTGCAGAGTTTGCCAATGTCATTTTGCCGGCAGTATGTTTTGCAGAAAGGGACGGAACCCAGACGAATACGGAACGTCGGGTCCAGCGGCTGCAGAAAGCGCAGGACGGATTGGGAGAGGCAAAGCAGGATTGGGAAATCTTGGCGCTCCTTGCAGAAAAAATGGGATATTCAGAGCAGTTTTCCTGGAAATCCTACGGCGAGATCTTTGCCGAGATCGTGCGGCTGACTCCGATCTATTCCGGGATGACATATGACGGACTGAAAAGTCCGGAAGGTATGCAGTGGCCAGTAAGCGAAGCGGGAAGTGAGCAGCTCTATAGAGAGAAGTTTGCAACGGCAAACGGGAAAGCCAGATTCATTCATGCTGACTGGATGCCGATCTGCGAGACAACGACACCGGAGTTTCCGTTTCTTCTCTCGTTGGGCAGATGTATTTTCCACTGGGATACCGGAAAGATGACGCGAAGCAGTACCCAAACGGCAAACTGGATCGAGATCCATCCAAAGGATGCTGCAGAGCTTGGGATCACGGAAGGCGATACCGTGGAGATTATGACAAAAGATACGGTTATTTGCGGTACGGCCTGGATCACCGATGAAATCCTGGAAAAAACCGTCTTTATGCCGTCACATTATGTGGATGCAGACAGCAGCGATCTGATCCAGAATACGTCGCTGGATGCGGGGGCACGTATGCAGCCGGTGCGGATCCAAAAGATCATTTAA
- a CDS encoding 3,4-dihydroxy-2-butanone-4-phosphate synthase: MFTFNTIEEALESLRNGEMIIVTDDENRENEGDLICAAEHATTENVNFMAKYGRGLICMPMGRSLVEKLCLPPMVIKKTPTTTKRHSPS, from the coding sequence ATGTTCACATTTAACACGATCGAAGAGGCCCTGGAATCTCTAAGGAACGGAGAGATGATTATCGTCACCGATGATGAGAACAGAGAGAACGAAGGAGATCTGATCTGTGCCGCCGAACATGCCACGACGGAAAATGTCAACTTCATGGCAAAATACGGCAGGGGACTGATCTGCATGCCGATGGGAAGAAGCCTTGTCGAAAAACTCTGCCTCCCGCCGATGGTGATAAAAAAAACACCGACAACCACGAAACGGCATTCACCGTCTTGA
- the msrB gene encoding peptide-methionine (R)-S-oxide reductase MsrB, which produces MMMENDRKSKENNETSVIYFAGGCFWGLEKLMQSIPGVIKTIVGYANGKSDLVPDYRIVSSGKSGYRETVRVEYDAKKVSLDALLYSYFRVIDPTVKNRQGNDIGTQYQTGIYYVDASSREIVMRIAEIERERNPVFNVEIGPLTSFYDAEEYHQKYLDKNSGGYCHIGADEFKEATEIIVDPGKYPRPKKETLAEMLDDTAFRVTQQGDTERPFQNAFWNHDQRGIYVDIVTGEPLFTSSDKYQSSCGWPAFSKSIDENTIIPREDNSFGMRRIEVKSRSGNSHLGHVFSGDPESPSGRRYCINSAALRFIPYAEMEKEGYVYLKSRVR; this is translated from the coding sequence ATGATGATGGAAAATGACCGGAAATCCAAAGAAAATAATGAAACATCCGTGATCTATTTTGCCGGCGGCTGTTTTTGGGGACTGGAAAAACTGATGCAGTCGATTCCCGGGGTGATCAAAACAATTGTTGGTTATGCCAACGGGAAATCCGATCTGGTCCCGGATTATAGAATCGTCTCCTCAGGAAAATCTGGATACCGCGAGACCGTAAGGGTCGAGTATGATGCCAAAAAAGTCAGTCTCGACGCCCTGTTGTATTCATACTTCCGCGTGATTGACCCGACGGTAAAAAACAGACAGGGAAACGATATCGGGACCCAGTATCAGACCGGAATCTACTATGTCGATGCCTCGTCAAGAGAGATCGTTATGCGGATAGCAGAGATCGAGCGGGAACGTAATCCGGTATTCAATGTGGAGATCGGTCCGCTGACATCCTTTTACGATGCAGAGGAGTATCATCAGAAGTATCTGGATAAAAATTCCGGCGGATACTGCCATATCGGTGCGGATGAGTTTAAGGAGGCGACCGAAATTATCGTCGATCCCGGAAAATACCCTCGTCCGAAAAAGGAAACTCTCGCTGAAATGTTAGACGATACCGCATTTCGCGTGACCCAGCAAGGCGATACAGAGCGGCCATTCCAAAATGCCTTCTGGAATCATGATCAGCGGGGCATCTATGTGGATATCGTCACCGGCGAACCACTTTTCACCTCATCCGACAAGTATCAGAGTTCCTGCGGATGGCCGGCATTTTCGAAAAGTATCGATGAAAACACGATCATCCCGCGCGAAGACAACTCGTTTGGGATGAGAAGAATCGAAGTGAAAAGCAGATCCGGGAACTCTCATCTCGGGCATGTGTTTTCCGGGGATCCCGAATCCCCCAGCGGCAGACGATATTGTATAAACAGTGCGGCACTTCGCTTCATCCCCTACGCTGAGATGGAAAAAGAGGGATACGTGTATCTGAAGAGCAGGGTTAGATAA
- a CDS encoding class I SAM-dependent methyltransferase: protein MLDNIPDYVLLWDDMIERSSAQKRATRDNSPNFWDDPVNVENFVQRLQYNDRTRIELQLASMHIPKGSSVLDIGSGPGTLAVPLAQLDCEVTVVEPSHLMVNAMEKYRTLVGARPIRVIEKDWESAKPAEIGTHQYVIASLSLMMGNIRESLLKMDAAATREVHLFWFLVPPSFSRGNCDLWPLLHGEPYCYEPTADMLWIVLLQLGIHANLIVETKKNGSHYRGIDEVKVDYYTRLHAKTDEQKEIVNTYLEERLIKTEQGYIMPGNAKTAHIWWEK from the coding sequence ATGTTAGATAATATACCAGATTATGTCCTGCTCTGGGACGATATGATCGAACGTTCCTCTGCACAAAAACGGGCTACTCGCGATAATTCCCCGAATTTTTGGGATGACCCGGTAAACGTTGAAAACTTTGTACAGAGACTCCAGTATAACGACCGTACCAGAATTGAACTTCAGTTGGCTTCGATGCATATTCCGAAGGGATCATCTGTATTGGATATCGGATCGGGACCCGGCACTCTTGCCGTCCCTCTTGCTCAGTTAGATTGCGAGGTAACGGTTGTTGAACCCTCACATCTGATGGTGAATGCGATGGAGAAATACCGGACTCTGGTAGGTGCACGGCCGATCCGCGTGATCGAAAAAGATTGGGAGTCGGCAAAACCTGCAGAAATTGGAACGCATCAATATGTGATCGCTTCTCTTTCTCTCATGATGGGAAATATTCGAGAATCATTGCTGAAGATGGATGCCGCAGCAACCCGGGAAGTACACCTTTTCTGGTTCTTGGTGCCCCCTTCCTTTTCACGCGGCAACTGCGATCTCTGGCCGCTTCTGCATGGCGAACCATACTGTTATGAACCAACAGCGGATATGCTGTGGATTGTCCTGCTCCAACTTGGCATTCATGCGAATCTTATCGTGGAGACAAAGAAAAACGGATCACATTATCGCGGTATCGATGAAGTTAAGGTGGATTATTATACACGGCTTCATGCAAAAACCGATGAACAAAAAGAGATCGTAAACACATATCTGGAGGAGCGGCTGATAAAAACGGAACAGGGGTATATCATGCCGGGGAATGCCAAGACTGCGCATATCTGGTGGGAAAAATAA
- a CDS encoding tetratricopeptide repeat protein, producing MTDSTHTNDAGYWFSAGERERDAGNFRQAQLCFERVAVLSPTNAVYWSELGLVMYENDESGTDALRCIRHALELDPRCAGIWCAKGVILFRQGDPEAAVVAFQRATTLNPHEADYWMNLGLAYAALEEYNHACQAFEIGIEIVPTDVSFWERKGTVLLALGEKERAENCFTNAARFS from the coding sequence ATGACTGACTCGACACACACAAATGATGCCGGCTACTGGTTTTCTGCCGGTGAACGCGAACGTGATGCGGGGAATTTCCGTCAGGCACAGTTGTGTTTTGAAAGAGTGGCGGTACTTTCTCCTACTAATGCCGTGTACTGGTCCGAGTTGGGTCTGGTGATGTATGAAAACGATGAATCAGGAACTGATGCTCTCCGCTGTATCCGCCATGCTCTTGAACTTGATCCCCGTTGTGCAGGGATCTGGTGTGCAAAAGGTGTGATCCTCTTTCGTCAGGGAGATCCCGAAGCGGCTGTCGTGGCATTTCAAAGGGCAACGACTCTCAATCCTCACGAGGCTGATTACTGGATGAATCTCGGTCTTGCCTATGCCGCTCTGGAAGAGTATAATCACGCCTGTCAGGCATTTGAAATCGGGATAGAGATCGTTCCAACCGATGTCAGTTTCTGGGAACGAAAAGGAACTGTCCTTCTCGCCCTCGGGGAAAAAGAGCGTGCAGAAAACTGTTTTACCAACGCCGCCCGTTTTTCCTGA
- the ribE gene encoding 6,7-dimethyl-8-ribityllumazine synthase, translating to MKVYEGNLVSKNIKIGIVATRFNEFIVAKLVGGALDALKRHDVHDEDIEIAWVPGAFEIPLIAEKMAESKKYDAVICLGAVIRGSTSHYDYVCNEVTKGIATVSLKSGIPVMFGVLTTDNLEQAIERAGSKVGNKGFDAAVGAIEMVNVIRELGN from the coding sequence ATGAAAGTTTACGAAGGAAATCTGGTTTCAAAAAACATCAAAATAGGTATCGTTGCTACAAGATTCAATGAATTTATCGTAGCAAAATTAGTCGGAGGAGCTCTCGACGCCCTCAAAAGACATGATGTCCATGATGAAGATATCGAAATCGCCTGGGTCCCCGGAGCATTCGAGATCCCTCTGATTGCAGAAAAGATGGCAGAATCCAAAAAATACGATGCGGTCATCTGTCTTGGCGCCGTGATCCGCGGATCTACAAGCCACTACGATTATGTCTGCAATGAAGTCACAAAAGGCATAGCAACGGTCTCGCTGAAATCAGGAATCCCGGTCATGTTTGGCGTTCTGACAACGGACAATCTCGAACAGGCGATTGAACGTGCCGGATCGAAGGTCGGAAACAAAGGTTTCGATGCGGCGGTCGGCGCCATTGAAATGGTCAATGTTATCCGGGAACTCGGTAACTGA
- a CDS encoding 3,4-dihydroxy-2-butanone-4-phosphate synthase: MIDHVDTTTGISAVERGITARKCIDPNARPEDFRRPGHMFPLQAKDNGVFEREGHTEATVDLMKLARLKEAGLCCEIMADNGEMMRTPELISMAKQYNLTFVTIKDLQAYWRKQEAAALAVEQKKMSPMDC, from the coding sequence TTGATCGATCATGTCGATACAACGACAGGCATCTCGGCGGTCGAACGCGGCATCACCGCACGAAAATGTATCGACCCGAACGCACGGCCGGAAGATTTTCGAAGACCGGGCCATATGTTCCCGCTTCAGGCGAAAGACAACGGCGTCTTCGAGCGTGAGGGTCATACGGAAGCAACCGTCGATCTCATGAAACTTGCTAGACTCAAAGAGGCGGGACTCTGCTGTGAGATCATGGCGGACAACGGTGAAATGATGCGGACCCCGGAGCTTATTTCGATGGCCAAGCAGTATAACTTAACCTTTGTGACCATCAAAGACCTCCAGGCCTACTGGAGAAAGCAGGAAGCCGCGGCTCTTGCCGTTGAACAGAAAAAGATGAGTCCCATGGACTGTTAA